The DNA region TCTTGAGCGCGGCGCGGTACATGCCGGAGATGCGCAGCTTCGAGAGGCCGTCGTCGTTGAGGACCGTGACGTACTTGTCGCCCATCTTGTGGACGTAGACGTCGGGGGTGATGTACTGCGCCTCCTCGCCGGAGTAGGCGCGGCCCGGCTTCGGCTCGAGGCGGCTGATCACCTTCACCGCCTTCACCACCTCCTCGATGGGAACCTTCAGGTCCTTGGCGATGGCCTGGTAGTTCTTCGACTCGAGGTGCTTCAGGTGGCGCTCGATGATCGCGACGATCTCGGGCGTGTCGGCGTTGAGCGCGTCCACCTGGATCATCAGGCACTCGCGCAGGTTGCGGGCGGCGACGCCCAGCGGATCGAACGTCTGCACCTTGCGCAGCACCCGCTCGGCGACCTCGATCCCCTGCCCCGACTCGAACGCGACCCGCACCAGCGGGTCGCGCGAGGTGGCCTCGTCGGCCTCGCCCTCCACCGCCGGCATCTTGAAGTAGCCGTCGTCGTCGAGGTTCCCGATGATGAGCATCGCGACCTGCTCCTCCTCGGGCGTGAAGTTCGAGAGGCGCAGCTGCCACACCAGGTGATCGACGAGGTCGGTCTTCTTGGTGAGCGTGGCCTCGTAGCCGGGCATCTCCTCGTCGGAGAGGCCGCGGTTGGACGGCGCGGTGTGGCCCTGGAGCTGGTACTGGTCGAGGTACTGGTCCCAGTCGATCTCGTTCGCGCCCTCCTCGCCCTTCACCTCCTCGGCCTTCTCCGCCTCCTTGTGCTCGGGCTTCGCCTCGATCTCGGCCTGCTCGGCGGGGCTGGCGCCGTCGGGCACCGCCTGCTCGTCGTTCTCGTCCGCCCCCTCCAGCATGGGGTTCTCG from Anaeromyxobacter dehalogenans 2CP-C includes:
- the rpoN gene encoding RNA polymerase factor sigma-54, with protein sequence MSLELKQHLKMTQQLVMTPQLQQAIKLLQLSRMELVDLIRTEMTENPMLEGADENDEQAVPDGASPAEQAEIEAKPEHKEAEKAEEVKGEEGANEIDWDQYLDQYQLQGHTAPSNRGLSDEEMPGYEATLTKKTDLVDHLVWQLRLSNFTPEEEQVAMLIIGNLDDDGYFKMPAVEGEADEATSRDPLVRVAFESGQGIEVAERVLRKVQTFDPLGVAARNLRECLMIQVDALNADTPEIVAIIERHLKHLESKNYQAIAKDLKVPIEEVVKAVKVISRLEPKPGRAYSGEEAQYITPDVYVHKMGDKYVTVLNDDGLSKLRISGMYRAALKNGEAGKAKEYIQEKLRSAVWLIRSIHQRQRTIYKVTESIVKFQRDFLDKGIAHLKPLILRDVAEDIGMHESTVSRVTTNKYVHTPQGIYELKFFFNSAIQKTGGDEIASEAVKNHIRQIVAAEDPKHPHSDQKIVELLKGQNIEIARRTVAKYREVLGILPSSKRKKYF